A window of Spirochaetota bacterium genomic DNA:
TGCCTTCAGATTTTTCTCAATATCCTTCATTCACCCCCCCCTATTCCTCAGTCTGCTGGTGTTTATGGATTGGATCAAAAGGGAGAGTGGGGGCGACATTCAGGAGGGCGTCAGCCTAGCCCCTGACGAGGATGAAGAGAGGGATCACAGCGATTGATCCCCCCATCAACCTGGCTGAGATAGACTACAAGGAATATATTTATAATCTGACTTGACTAATCTGATTGACCGGAATTTAATCTTCCTCTTCACTATTACTTTAACACTATCACAGCCTAAAGAGGTTATCTGAATGCTTGCTAAACGAATAATTCCCTGCCTTGATGTCAAGGATGGGCGTGTAGTCAAAGGGGTAAACTTTGTAAATTTAAGGGATGCCGGCGACCCTGTGGAAAATGGCAAATATTATGATGAGGAGGGCGCTGACGAACTGGTGTTTCTCGATATTACCGCATCCTCGGACAGGAGGGAGATTATTCTAAGGATGGTAAAGGATGTAGCGGAAACCGTTAATATCCCCTTTACTGTTGGAGGGGGCATCAGGAGCGTTGATGATGTCCGCCTAATACTAGGGAACGGCGCTGATAAGGTTTCAATCAATACAGCGGCGGTGTTAAATCCTGAGATTATTAGCGATTGTTCAAATCGTTTTGGATCCCAGTGCATTGTGATCGCCATTGACGCGAAGAGAAACGACAAGGGTAGCTGGGACGTCTATCTTCATGGCGGAAGAACACCCACAGATGTTGATGTTCTTCAATGGGCCAAGAGGGCATACGAACTGGGCGCCGGGGAGATACTGTTAACCAGCATGGACAAGGATGGAACAAGGGCTGGGTATGACCTTGAACTGACGCAAAGGGTGGCAGAGTCAATGCCACTCCCCTTAATCGCTTCAGGGGGTGTTGGGACAATGGAACACTTGTATGAGGGACTCACTATCGGAAAGGCTGATGCGGTTTTGGCCGCGTCAATATTTCACTTCAGGGAAATATCCATTCAAGAGGTGAAGGAATACCTAAAAGGACGGCAAATCACCATCAGAACCATCTGATCTAGGGATGCAGTGGGAACTATCCACTCTTAGGCAAGGGTTACTCCCCTTTTTGCAGGATTGTTTTTATTCTTTTTAGGATTCTATCCCTGTTGATCGGCTTTAATATAAAGCCAGCCGCTCCCATCCCCAATAAATCTTCAAGAACCCCCTTTGTTGTATCATCGCTGATAAAGACGGTCTTTAACTTTAGATTCTTCTGCCCAAGTTCATAGAGCAGGGCATAGCCATCAAGGATCGGCATATCCAGATTGGTTGTAATGAGATCAATATCCTTCAGATTCTTGTCTAGCATATCAAGCGCCTCCTTGCCGTTTGAGGCAGTGGCGGCAATCTCATATTCCTCAGACTCCAGTATCTGCGCTATCTGCTTTCTGTGAAATTCCTTATCCTCCACTACCAATACCCTATATGGTTTTCCGCCTGGCCGAATTCCATCAGCTTGCTTTTGATTCAAACTTGGAAAATCATGTTGACTCTTCATAATTTACCTCCGAATAAGAAACACCCTCCAAAAAAATTTATAATTAGCAAATAACATTTCATTGCAATAAGGATAAATAAGCACATGATTCGATGTATTAG
This region includes:
- the hisF gene encoding imidazole glycerol phosphate synthase subunit HisF, producing the protein MLAKRIIPCLDVKDGRVVKGVNFVNLRDAGDPVENGKYYDEEGADELVFLDITASSDRREIILRMVKDVAETVNIPFTVGGGIRSVDDVRLILGNGADKVSINTAAVLNPEIISDCSNRFGSQCIVIAIDAKRNDKGSWDVYLHGGRTPTDVDVLQWAKRAYELGAGEILLTSMDKDGTRAGYDLELTQRVAESMPLPLIASGGVGTMEHLYEGLTIGKADAVLAASIFHFREISIQEVKEYLKGRQITIRTI
- a CDS encoding response regulator, whose protein sequence is MKSQHDFPSLNQKQADGIRPGGKPYRVLVVEDKEFHRKQIAQILESEEYEIAATASNGKEALDMLDKNLKDIDLITTNLDMPILDGYALLYELGQKNLKLKTVFISDDTTKGVLEDLLGMGAAGFILKPINRDRILKRIKTILQKGE